From Xyrauchen texanus isolate HMW12.3.18 chromosome 12, RBS_HiC_50CHRs, whole genome shotgun sequence, one genomic window encodes:
- the LOC127653290 gene encoding myeloid-associated differentiation marker-like protein 2, whose product MDPQGGHFLNKAAVLSGLGTARMCQLLLGCTTMALVAHSAGFSATYGTFCMFVWCFCFAVTSVIFTMDVTRLHGCFPISWDNFTVAYAMLATLMYITASVVYPVYFLRSECPSEGCEVRNYRIAVTICSSVCCVAYGAEVFITRAKPGHVVGYMATVSGLLKVVQAFLACIIFGALANDSEYNQHIPTQYCVVVYSLCFAVTVVVVALTVSGRTSALRFPFDRFVVIYTFLAVLLYMSAAVVWPIFSFDKKYGTPGRPEDCPRGKCPWDSKLVVAVFTFANLVLYFTDLVYSQRIRFVSHSAA is encoded by the coding sequence ATGGACCCACAAGGAGGCCACTTTCTCAACAAGGCAGCGGTGCTGTCTGGACTCGGCACTGCCCGCATGTGCCAGCTACTGTTGGGTTGCACCACCATGGCCCTAGTGGCCCACAGCGCTGGCTTCAGCGCCACCTATGGGACCTTCTGCATGTTCGTCTGGTGCTTCTGCTTTGCCGTAACTTCTGTCATCTTCACCATGGACGTCACAAGGCTTCACGGGTGCTTTCCCATCTCCTGGGACAACTTCACCGTGGCCTACGCCATGTTGGCAACACTCATGTACATCACGGCTTCAGTGGTGTACCCGGTCTACTTCCTCAGGTCAGAGTGCCCGTCGGAGGGCTGCGAGGTGCGTAACTACCGCATTGCTGTCACCATTTGCTCTAGCGTTTGCTGCGTTGCTTATGGGGCCGAGGTGTTCATTACGCGGGCCAAGCCGGGTCATGTGGTGGGCTATATGGCGACTGTTTCAGGCTTGCTCAAGGTGGTCCAAGCCTTCCTGGCCTGCATCATCTTTGGTGCTCTGGCTAATGACAGTGAATACAACCAACACATTCCTACACAATATTGCGTGGTGGTCTACAGCCTGTGCTTCGCCGTAACAGTGGTGGTGGTGGCTCTCACGGTCTCAGGGAGAACATCGGCTTTGCGCTTCCCTTTTGACCGCTTCGTGGTCATTTACACCTTTCTGGCAGTGCTGCTCTATATGAGTGCTGCTGTGGTCTGGCCTATTTTTAGTTTTGATAAGAAGTATGGAACCCCAGGGCGACCAGAAGACTGTCCAAGAGGAAAGTGCCCATGGGACAGCAAGCTGGTGGTCGCCGTGTTCACGTTTGCCAACCTGGTACTGTACTTCACTGACTTGGTGTACTCTCAAAGAATACGATTTGTCTCACATTCAGCAGCATAA
- the pycr1a gene encoding pyrroline-5-carboxylate reductase 1a, with protein MSVGFIGAGQLAHALVKGFAAAGVIATHRITASSPDTDLPTVVGLRKMGAYFTTSNRETVSKSDILFLAVKPHIIPFVLDEIGPDIEDRHIIVSCAAGVTINSIEKKLLQYRQAPKVIRCMTNTPVVVREGATVYATGTHAEVEDGKLLEQLMASVGYCTEVEEDLIDAVTGLSGSGPAYAFLAVDALADGGVKMGLPRRLAVRLGAQALLGAAKMLLESEQHPGQLKDNVASPGGATIHALHVMESGGFRSLLINAVEASCIRTRELQYLADQEKISPAAIKKTTLDKVLQQPGSNTAGVGVRTGLNLFNNPSKHKKN; from the exons ATGAGTGTTGGTTTCATCGGAGCGGGTCAGCTGGCTCATGCGCTGGTCAAGGGCTTCGCAGCAGCAG GTGTGATCGCCACGCACAGGATAACGGCAAGCTCTCCAGACACAGACCTGCCCACTGTCGTTGGGCTCAGA AAAATGGGAGCATACTTCACCACCAGTAACAGAGAGACTGTGAGCAAGAGTGACATTCTCTTCCTAGCGGTCAAGCCACATATTATTCCATTTGTTTTGGATGAGATCGGGCCAGACATCGAAGACCGCCACATCATTGTCTCTTGTGCGGCAGGAGTCACAATCAACTCTATAGAGAAG AAATTGCTGCAGTACCGGCAGGCCCCTAAAGTAATTCGCTGTATGACAAATACCCCAGTGGTGGTGCGTGAAGGGGCTACAGTGTACGCTACAGGCACACATGCTGAGGTGGAGGATGGGAAGCTCCTAGAGCAGCTAATGGCCAGTGTGGGTTACTGCACGGAGGTGGAAGAAGACCTGATTGATGCCGTCACTGGCCTTAGTGGCAGCGGCCCAGCCTAT GCATTCTTAGCTGTAGATGCTCTTGCTGATGGTGGGGTGAAGATGGGACTGCCCAGAAGACTGGCTGTGCGACTTGGAGCTCAGGCCCTGCTT GGGGCAGCAAAAATGCTCCTGGAGTCTGAGCAACATCCCGGCCAGTTAAAAGACAACGTGGCTTCACCCGGAGGCGCCACGATCCACGCTCTGCATGTCATGGAAAGCGGGGGCTTCCGTAGCCTCCTGATAAACGCTGTGGAGGCGTCATGTATTAGAACCAG GGAGCTTCAGTATTTGGCTGACCAGGAGAAGATTTCTCCAGCTGCCATAAAGAAGACAACTTTGGACAAGGTGCTTCAGCAGCCGGGTTCGAACACGGCAGGGGTCGGTGTCAGGACAGGCCTCAATCTTTTTAACAACCCCTCCAAACACAAGAAAAACTGA